A single Suricata suricatta isolate VVHF042 chromosome 2, meerkat_22Aug2017_6uvM2_HiC, whole genome shotgun sequence DNA region contains:
- the LOC115285593 gene encoding pulmonary surfactant-associated protein A-like, whose translation MLLCSLVLTLASLAVLGMENSMKEVCFGSPGIPGTPGSHGLPGRDGRDGIKGDPGPPGPMGPPGGMPGYPGPNGLTGAPGVAGERGVQGEPGERGPPGLPASLDEGLQATLSDLTHRILQAMGVLSLQESMLVVGEKVFSTNGQSVNFDAISELCARARGRIAVPTSPEENEAIASIVRKHNTYAYLGLEEDPSSGDFHYLDGAPVNYTNWYPGEPRGRGKEKCVEMYTNGQWNNKNCLQYRLAICEF comes from the exons ATGTTGTTGTGCTCTCTGGTCCTCACCCTGGCCTCTCTGGCGGTCTTGGGCatggagaacagtatgaaggAAGTCTGTTTTGGGAGCCCTGGCATCCCTGGCACTCCTGGATCCCACGGCCTGCCAGGCAGAGATGGGAGAGATGGCATCAAAGGAGATCCTGGGCCTCCAG GCCCCATGGGCCCTCCTGGAGGAATGCCTGGCTACCCTGGGCCTAATGGGCTGACCGGAGCCCCTGGGGTCGCTGGAGAGCGTGGAGTACAGGGGGAGCCTGGTGAGAGAGGCCCTCCAG GACTTCCAGCTTCTCTAGACGAGGGGCTTCAAGCCACACTCAGTGACCTGACACATCGGATCCTGCAGGCCATGGGAG TCCTAAGTTTGCAGGAGTCCATGCTGGTAGTGGGAGAGAAGGTCTTCTCCACCAATGGGCAATCAGTTAATTTTGATGCCATTAGTGAGTTGTGTGCCAGAGCAAGGGGCCGCATTGCTGTCCCAACGAGCCCAGAAGAGAACGAAGCCATTGCCAGCATCGTGAGGAAGCACAACACTTATGCCTACCTGGGCCTGGAGGAGGACCCCAGCTCTGGAGACTTCCACTACCTGGATGGGGCCCCTGTGAATTACACCAACTGGTACCCAGGGGAGCCTAGGGGTCGGGGCAAAGAGAAGTGTGTGGAGATGTACACAAATGGGCAGTGGAATAACAAAAACTGCCTGCAGTACCGCCTGGCCATCTGTGAGTTTTGA